In Pseudomonadales bacterium, a single window of DNA contains:
- a CDS encoding Na(+)-translocating NADH-quinone reductase subunit A, with amino-acid sequence MIKIKRGLDLPIAGEPEQKIYDGVTARTVAIIGSDYVGMKPTMEVREGDRVRKGQLLFTDKKTEGVRYTAPAAGTVSAINRGEKRVLQSVVIDIDGDDAETFESYDAAQLAGLTAAQVEQNLVNSGLWTALRTRPFSKVPQPGTQPISIFVTAMDSNALAADPQAIIAEHKADFVAGLDLLAKLTSGPLYLCKAPGADIPSGNASSIQVEEFAGPHPAGLVGTHIHFLDPASEKRTVWHIGYQDVIAVGKLFTTGQLYTDRVVALAGPRVAQPRLIRTRIGANLEELIAGQCEQSGQENRPISGSIHSGRTARGPLAYLGRYHNQVSVVQENRTRDLLGYMSPGANKHSVMNIYLSKLLKNKKFAMTTTTNGSPRAIVPVGAYEQVVPLDILPTHLLRSLVVGDIEMAQSLGCLELDEEDLALCTYVCPGKYEFGPILRSNLDRIEKEG; translated from the coding sequence ATGATCAAGATCAAAAGAGGTTTAGATCTGCCTATCGCTGGAGAGCCGGAACAAAAGATTTATGACGGCGTAACAGCGAGAACCGTTGCTATTATCGGTAGCGACTATGTGGGCATGAAGCCCACGATGGAGGTCAGGGAAGGCGACCGGGTTCGAAAAGGGCAGTTATTATTCACGGATAAAAAAACCGAAGGTGTCAGATATACAGCACCTGCAGCGGGCACAGTATCCGCTATTAACCGCGGTGAAAAGCGTGTGCTACAGTCGGTCGTTATTGATATTGACGGCGACGATGCTGAGACTTTCGAGAGTTATGATGCTGCTCAGCTTGCTGGCTTGACAGCGGCTCAAGTTGAACAAAACTTGGTTAACTCCGGGCTTTGGACGGCACTGCGCACCAGACCTTTTAGTAAGGTGCCTCAGCCAGGAACACAACCGATCTCAATTTTTGTTACTGCGATGGACAGCAACGCCCTGGCGGCTGATCCACAGGCTATTATCGCCGAACACAAGGCTGATTTCGTGGCAGGATTGGATTTGTTGGCGAAGTTAACGTCTGGCCCACTTTATCTGTGTAAAGCGCCCGGTGCAGATATACCAAGTGGTAACGCCTCTTCGATCCAGGTTGAAGAGTTTGCTGGCCCGCACCCGGCGGGATTGGTTGGCACACACATCCACTTTTTAGACCCAGCCTCTGAAAAAAGAACCGTGTGGCATATTGGTTATCAAGATGTCATTGCCGTAGGTAAGCTCTTCACTACCGGCCAGCTTTATACGGACCGCGTGGTTGCCTTAGCTGGGCCAAGAGTGGCACAACCACGCCTTATTCGCACCCGTATTGGCGCTAACTTGGAAGAGCTGATTGCCGGGCAGTGTGAACAGTCAGGTCAGGAAAATCGTCCTATCTCCGGTTCGATCCACTCTGGCCGCACGGCTCGTGGACCATTGGCTTATTTGGGGCGCTATCACAATCAAGTGTCAGTCGTTCAGGAAAATAGAACCCGTGATTTATTGGGCTACATGAGCCCCGGTGCCAACAAGCACTCGGTCATGAATATCTACCTTTCCAAGCTGCTCAAGAATAAGAAGTTCGCCATGACGACGACGACCAATGGTAGTCCACGGGCTATTGTTCCTGTTGGCGCCTACGAACAGGTCGTACCATTGGACATCTTGCCGACACATTTGCTGCGGTCTTTGGTTGTCGGTGATATTGAAATGGCGCAATCCTTGGGCTGCTTAGAGCTTGATGAAGAAGATTTAGCGCTTTGCACCTATGTCTGTCCGGGTAAATATGAGTTCGGGCCGATCTTGCGCAGCAATCTTGATCGAATTGAGAAAGAGGGTTAG